The Serinus canaria isolate serCan28SL12 chromosome 2, serCan2020, whole genome shotgun sequence genomic interval AAAAGCTGAGAGTACCTTGACATTCAGCCATGAGGAGAACGGACTAATTTTTTCCAATCTTGGCAAGACGAGCACACTTAAATCAAAACAACTTAGTCATATTATGAAAGCTGAGACCCTTGCAAATTTATATTCCTCGCTATGTTTGGGTATTTGTGTGGGCCCAGGGCCAGAAGTCGGCAAAGGGCTTGAATGAGCAGAGAAGGGACTCTGTGTTGCTGATTTGGAGATAATTTCTGCCTCCTCCAGATGAGTCTGGGAAACGTATGAgctggcacttggggacagtACAGTTTCTGTCAAGTTCGTGTTCACTGGTTGTGTCCTGCCTTCAAGGCATCTAAGGGAGACTTAATTCTGGTGCCAAACATCACAGCCAGTGTGACCTGATGGAGTGGTCAACGGCACTGATACAGCTGCTTCTGTCTGACACATGGCAGGCCTTGCTGAAATTAATACAGGGAAGCAGAGATGCTTAAACTTCTTTGATTGAACAGAGGCTCTGGGCAAATTCTGGTCTTAATTACAAAGATGCAGTCTTAGAGAAATCAAGAGGCGTCTTGATTCCCAGAATTCTCCCTGTAGATGAGAGGAGTTAGAGAGACCTGGAATATCAGTGTCTCTGTGACCAGCTTCCCAAATTACGGAGGTGGAAAGAACATGAAatgctcttcttcctctgctctctttgAAATACAGACATGCtctcactgcagcctgcagcaaaAGGGTTTAAATATGCAGAGTACCAAGCCCTCAGCAAAATATCAAGTGCCTACTTCCACAAGAATCAATAGATGAGAATCTTAGCTCCTGAGTGGATTGGGTTTTCCAATCTGAAGCAAAAGGATTTCAGAAAAGAGGGTGACGAAAATATTTGATTTGGAGAACCTTGAGCAACTCTGAATAAGGGCATTGCAAACAACAAATGAATATGTGTTCTGTGTCATGGATCTGCTGAGACAGCTGCTGACAAAAAGGTCCATGTAGCTGAACAGTCTGGCTGACTGTAGCCAAAACCCAACGCCTAGAGAGGCTCAAGAACAGAGCAAGCGtattttcccagcacagcctgccaggCTCCAAGACTTGGTGCCTCAGGCATTTCCTGAGCCACAGGCTGTCTGTTGTATTTAATAGCTGCACACACACTTTTCCTCCACTACCTCCTCCAGTCTCTTCTTAAATGACATGAACATTTAGCACCCACAGTACCCCATGGCAGGGATCTAAGGCTTTAACAAATGGCAAACAAAGAACTACTCTTGATTTGCTATGGATCTCTTACCTACGGCTTCACTTGATGCcccaaacttcttttttcccccactatTATTCATGGTGAACATTCAGTCCATCCATTCAGCCATCCATGATTACATGACCTTTGTCACATGTGTCTCATCTTGCCATAGTTAACTCTTTTCCAGACAAAGCACCCTAGCCCACACTGGGATGCCAGACACAGAAACCATTCCCAAAACTTTTTTGGTGcccccagctccacagcctGACAGGTCACCCTTGTATTTATTAACCCTTTGGATTTCTTGTAGAAAAGCTATGTTGGTTCTTCCCTACAGCCTCATTTATCCATGTGCTCACTTCATGTGATCTTTATGATAATTTCAATTTACCCTCCAGCTTCACAGGACCGCATTTGACTCCTACAGGAGAAAATTTCTTATAAGCAAGAGTTTACACACTACCTCTTGCAACTCAGCTTTCAGCCCTGAATTCTTTTGCTCTCATAATTGGGGATTTttatgcaatttttcttttttttttttttttttttttttttggcagggaTAGGGAGCTGCTTTGTCATGCTCTCAAATCTAACCTGCCAGAGATGTATGAACTCCAAAGTTCAGACTGCAAGGCCATCTTGTGTCTTTGTCAATTTGTCTTACAAAAGAATAGACCAGTGCTAAGAAATCAGACACCCCTCAGATCTGAAGATAAGCCAGTCTCAGTGATTTTGGATGAGGTTCCCCTACAAAGGGTAAATACCAAGCAATGCTAAGGGCcactacttaaaaaaacccaaaccaacaaaaaccacccTTCCCTTCTCATTTACAAAAGTAAATTTAAGAGCTTGGAGTCTCTCTTAACACGTCTCTGTGTTGCATCTTCAACAACCTCCCCTTAGCTTATCAGAACGTGGTCACCTTGGCCTTGTCACAGCTCCCTTTGCTGCTTCTGAgcagtccctgctctgtgcaaacTCTTTGGAGAAAAATCTGTCCAGGTTAGATGCCAGGAAAGCTCCTTCTGCAAAATGCACATTTCTAGAAGGAGCTCCTGAccccttttcccatttctgcccTGGGTTTATGACAGGGCTCCAACAGTCCCTGCAGTATGGATGCCCCACCAAGGAGACTTTCCTCTTGTAACTCCAGCATCTAAGGAATGGCATTGGAGTGACCCATGTGCCAAACCCCTGATATGAGGCTCAGCACACCCCAGGGCACTCCAGAGTCCCTCCTGACTGACCAGAGCTTCCCTACATCTCCAGCCTGGATCCACAGGGAAGGatggcatttctttttcctttctacGTGTGGGATGTTGACAGTGGGGTTGCTGCTTTAAGACTGCAGGTCCCCCTGCACACATGACCATGCAAGTGCTGAGAATGCCCCAGCAGCAAGAATGTACTGCTGCTAAACACTTGCCAGGTTTTCCATTGCATGTCAGGCTGTTTCAAGCAGGTATATTTCTGGGGTATTCTTCTGTGTCCTGAGAGATCAAGTGACCCAGTGTGGCTCTGTGATTACTGTCAATTTCCAGGCACTTGCTTGCTTgaactttcctttccttctggtTCTCTGGAAAATGCAGCAGGTCCCAGCACGGTGGCaccacagctctcctgcctgcatGAAGGGAGAGCTATTTGTGGTGAGCAAATCTCAAGGAATTGAAAAGGGAGAGGCAACCACATCTCAGAGGGAACAACAGCAGGGATTCAGGTTTCAGCACTGAGAGAAGCTgtcagcccagctggggaggTGGCAGCACCAGAGATGATGCTCTTGGCCAGTTCCCACCAAGATGTAGCTGTTGGGATGGATCTCCAGCATGCCAGCTGctgagagagggagggaggacagGAAGTTGTTggagattaaaaaacaaaacaccagaaaTTCACAGTCACTTGGGGCACAAATACAGAAAGCCTGGataatttctttgctgttcagGTACAGGAATACAAtgccaaagagaaaacaaaccccagtggtgctgccccagcagtaTTCCGGAGGTCTGACCTGACCATACACACCATGGTAGATGTATACCTGATTTTCTACTACACTAGTTTagcaaagcagattttaatGGCTTGATTATGCAGATCACTTTCCCCCAGATGATTCACCTTGTAGTTCCACATTAtccccttaaaaaaaaccatcagaaaGCATCATCTTTACTGGCATTTGTGCATGGACTTCCCACCTCCAGTGAGAAACATCAGTAAGATTTGGCCGCTGAGTAACTTGTTGTCGATCCCCTCAGTTAATCACCTGGATTGCCTGCCAAGTAAATGGCCTTACTCATCCTATTAATACTGAGACATCCATCATTTGAAGTACCCAGGACTGTGGAGGTGGAACACCTCACTGTCACAGGAACCTGTGCAACTCTATGAGGGCagaagaaaataggaaaggaCAGCATGGAGGAAAAGTCTTGACTCTATTACCTTGCCCAAAGCTGGTGTCATAGTGCCACTTTGGTCCTGTCATTGATGTCAAATAAAACAGAAGGTGCTTCAGGTAGTCAAGGAATAAGTCACTACAAAAGTACCAACACTGCTATGGGTGGGTATTTTAAGACCCAGAGCAGCCACCACCCATGAAAATGCAGGCTCTGACGACTGCCATGTCACCTACACCATGTGTTAGTCCATTCTATTCCCAAGCTGAAATGCAGGTAGTCACTCTGCAGGGTCATGCCACAAAAGACCCATCAACAATTGTGATACCACATGAGATACATGATCATAGAGCAATCAAATAGCCTGTAACTCAAGTCCAGAAAGAAACCCTGCTGTTCAAAGTATTTTCACAGCATACAACTAACCAGGAACAGAGAAACAGGGCAAAATTGGGGTGTCAGAAAAATAGAATTAGTtctaaatatttagaaatactttttgCAGTTGTCCTGATAAAGGCTTGGGATATATCCTTTATAGGACAAGTGATTAGGATGTAAAAAAAAACTTGATAAGgcttaaattaaattaaattaaattataaactGTACATTAGCTACACTTATTTTTCATAGCTAGAATTTCAATTTTTCCAAAGCTCTGATGTGTGTCTGCTGAGGCAACTGTGTGAATGGAGCATATTGAAGAAGTAACAAAACATCTAAATAATGGCCaattacttattaaaaaaaactattttaagacCCATCAAAGAGAGACAATGAAACACCAAACTGTTAAAATATTGATTCCTCTTGGCATAGATCCCTCTCAGCATTCTTTCTCCACTTTGCAAGAttactttttccatttctatcATTTGTGTGAGCTTGAGGCTACAGCATGCaatgtttccttaaaaaacaaaagaaaactaatCTATTCTAACCCAAAGAACACAGTAGCTTTAGTGCTAGAAGGAATGGCTCAGATTTCTGTTCTGCATTGAAAGTACCAGAGTAATTTATAAAAGCCTGGGGGggttatttgttttaaaagatcCATCCTTCTGGTTCCTCTGGTTCTTCCTCCAGTGCCTGTTTAGTAACTTTTATATCAGCTTACTATGACATATGATGGAAACTGCATTGTTACActaatactatttttaaattttgcattaaCAGAGCCTACTTGGAAAAGATTTCTATTGACTAGTTTAAATCTCAGTTGTGCCCCTGTGATCATCCAGAGGACAAGGGAATAATGACCTGATGTTTCTATCCAGTTTTCACAGAAGACAAAGATGGAGGAAAAACCTGCTCTGAATCTGTGCAGCAGCGtgcatgaaaataaacatcCCTCAGCTATTTCATGGAGAAAATTGATTTAATCTGTTTAATAGCATGCAGTAATGTTGTTCAGTCAAATGTATGTTTGTTGAATTCTAAGGTTGAATTCTGATGTCTGCTGCCTGGCAGTAACTTGAACCCATGATGATTATGCCCTTTAACAGTCTGCAGAAATGGCATGACTCTGGGTTCAGCTTAGCAAAGctgagcagctggtgctgctgaaatgCAACTCCACGGAAAAACAAACCTCCCAAACCTGCTTTCCTTGTTCCTCTCACCAAGCTACTTCACACAAAGGTGTAAAGGCAGGAAAAAGACACTGATGCTGGCAATCTCCCAAACCTTCATATACTGCTAAAAGCTATATACTTCTGCTGGTAAAGACTTTCTGGCCTCACagtatatacatatgtatataaagGTAAGCATTGGATGCAGTAGATGCAAAATTACTACTTTATTTTTGGTTTCAAACTTGAGGCACCCTCACTGAAACAGTCTGTAAGCTTTCCTCAGAGCCTGTGCAGAGGGAGTGTACTGTATTTAAATGAAGTTCAGTTAATTATCGTCATGTTTCTCTTCCTACCCCAAACTTCATTCTTCATTATTTACTTCCTCTGGCTCAACCCTCCCTGCTCAACCAGTCCTACAAACCCACCTCTCTTAACCACAGTTCCAGTTTCTCTGCTGCAAATCATTCAGTCTCGTGTCACTCAGTCCCAGTCCCTCTTGCCCAGGAAATCTCCTTCATCCTTCTTGTCCCAGTTCTCAAAACCCCATCTTCCAACCCTGTCCTGACGTTCCAGGCAGCTTCCATATAATCCAGGTCCTTTCCTCCTTCACACTGCCAGAGTGATAAACGCCTCTTAGCTTTGCCAAAACTCAGCCTTGCCAGACTACAAGCTCCTAAAGATCTGAGCATGTCCCTCTTCTCCCTGGTTACAGAGTTGGAGATGCTCAAAGACATGCAATGCAGCTAAATTTAGATGAAACTTACTGGGAGATCAGGAAGACACATCCTTTTCCCAAAGCTGACCTCCTGGCAAGGCTCACACTTTCACTCTGAAGGCATTAGAGGAGATGCAGAGCAATGGAccattttcaaaggaaaggtCACCTGGAGTTTAACATGAGCAAAATGACATTTCCTCCAGCTTTATTTACAGAACCAGATGAACCATTTCAACTAACATTTTCAAAGCCCAGCATGGGAAGTTTCAGCATGAATAGctaaaatgacaaaattacaaaaaactGAGGGTAGGTTACTTTCCTGGTGAACCCTGGGGGAAGAGGAGCCATGCACCAACTCCGCCAGAGAACTTTTCCCCTCTAAACTAACACTGGCAGCTGAGGGGCAGCCAGCCTGCAGTCCAAATAAtcactgtgtttctttttaataagaGTTTGGACCTGCTTCAAGCCTAGTGCTAAAATTAGATATTTTActagctttttaatttttcagttcaaaGTCCAGAAGTTTTGAGAAACCACATAAACCACTACTGAAGGTTTCCGTCTGGACCACGGTTCTGAGTTCAAGACATCCAACAGAAGCTGTTTTGCATTCTGCAGGAAGCCAGATGAGCACAGCTCAAAGAGGCAAAAGTGTTGCACTTCCCATCAGTTTCAAGCTGCTAATACGAAAAATACAGTTCTACTTTTTACAAAAGCCAAGGGAAGGATGAATACCTAGACACAGAGTTTTGGCTATGATCACAGTGCATGGTAGTTTAGATGTGCCTTTTCTAAGAGACCCCTCTCCAGAGGACAAAAATGATTCCAAAGACATAAACAACATGCCAGCCTGACTGATGTGATTCATTGCTGCCTTTCTTTGATGAGATCACCATATGCTCTTGCAGAGCAGAAGAAGCCTCGGTGCCTGAGCCTGAATTTTATGGTTCAAGAATCACCTATGTTTTCACTCAGGAAATTTATAGTCTTTGCGAACCCTAAACTAGAAGACACATCAGTCACACATTTCAACTTTTCCAGCAAACTCAGCTCCACATGCACTACTTCAGTCTTTTCCAGTGcagtttttttccagtattttctgGTTCTGTCATTTTGGAAGTAGACATAGGAAAAAGGTTAAAAGTCAAATCAGGCAAGCTGCATCAATAAGTTAAGTTcaaattttcttgaaataagTAGCAGTCCCAGAGTACCAACTCAGATCCTGTAGGACTATGTACTTAAAAACATTTGGCTTAGAAAATGTACCTTTATTAACTTTCCACCAGTGCCCCCTGAGAAGGGTTTCTACAGCATGCAAAAGGCAACACTGCTCCAGTAAGTGCTCTACCCTTTCAGTCATTCCATTTTACTTTTCTCATCAAATATGTTAACATGCCTTAAAACCAATGCAGAGGCCCTCTTGaaatttttatacattttcttaatattgttgtttttttattttacttatacTTCCAGTTTCTGATTATGTTTCAGTGTCGAGAAGAACCACATGaggaaaatcaaattttaaagaGAGAGACAGGCGAGGTCATAAtccataataatttttttcctcttttaataGTCATTTACCTGCCTGATGGGTTGATATGCTCAATCACTCACCTACTTTTTAAGgtttataattatttaatcttttctttttcactagCAGTTAATCACTTAGTGCAAATGACACTGCATGCTCATCAGTTACCaatatattgttttatttcttggtAGCAAATTAAGGCTTTATAGTGAGATTTGTACAGTACAGGCCAAATTTAAACATTAGAAACTTTAAAAACCATGTAGCACTATTCAGTCAATTCAACATAGCCAGAAAagtagccttttttttttaataaacaattaAATGTTACTAGTGAGGCCTTATATTTCATGAGTGCAAATGGCTCAAAATCCCACCATCCTCAGGGCTCAACATTGAAATTCCTTGAGGCCATTTTTAGATAAAGGATAAACAGAGAGTATAGCTGGCTCAGTTAAAATATACTGTATTACTTGCTGGAGAAGAATCtcttattttagaaatatggaaaggaaaaccaaaatgaaattaactGTCCAAGGGATGGGATCACCTCATATTAGTCACTGACCAGTAACAGTAGCAATGACAAATTCATTTTCCATCGCCCTCTTTGCCATAGTACAACTTAATTTATAATTCAGAGCTGATGCCATcctgtatattaaaaaatccaaaattggAGGAACATACATAAGTAACAGGACTTTTTTGCAACAGTAGGACAAGTTCCCTCTCCAGGGACATGTCCAAaccattgccttttttttttttttaatttgagagAGCATTGTTATAATTCTTTCCTCAgcagttctgtgtttttcttgggCATATTGACTTTCACTTCATAGCACTGATTTTATTAGTGTTGTCTGGAGATGATGGAACTACTGCTTATGAAAACCAGACACAGCGCTTCCCTTCTTATGAGACACTCGCAGTGTTTGAGCTGAACATATGAATTCACCTGTCAGTCAGGCACAGGGGGCCTGCCTGAAAATATCATCACCCTTCATGTGTCTGGCTTTCAGATCTGAGCATCACATGTGAAAAtgcagaggaacagctgccagAAAATTGTGAAGAAAATAACCATGAATCAACTACACGCTCTGGGGAAGGAGCCAGTGAGATGGGGGACTTCCAAAACACTCCTGCTCATGCAAGAGCAAGAGTGACCACGAGAGTACCAGGAGCTCCCAGTGTCACAGGGCAACTCTGCTGTTTAATTCTTAGTTGAATGCAGCTGTTTCTCCAGCCTAAGGGAACACACAGAGCCAAAGTCTCAAAGAATCTAAATCTAATGTGAATAACACTTcaagcccctctgcccccagggGTGTTATCTAACATCAGGCTAATGTCTTTCAAGTCTTGAGATCAGCCATCTATCCTTTAAACTGGAAGGCCACAGAAAAGGGTCAGGTTTCCAAGTGTATTAAGGCACATACTAACTTGACCTAAACACAAGTCCCTGCTTTGCTCAGGGAACATCCACTGCAGTGGTGCCACAACTgctgaaaaaatacagcaaagggACAAAGGCAGACTTCCAAGTgactgccctgcagcacagcaattGGGACGGGCCCATCAAGCTGCTCCACAATGCCTCAGAGCCTCTCTGCTGTCCTACAGTACTGTCTCAGCTTGTTGCAGAATTACAGCAGCTTGTCAGGCGGGTTTGCTGGCTTTTCCTTTAGCCAAGCCAGCAATGCCTCATTTGTTCTCCTTCACTCAGGTGAATACATCATTGCTTATCAGAGCCAGAAGTCCCTATCTACTACCAGAGGATGGTACTACACACGCTGGAGAGGACAAATTTAGAAATGAAGGCAAGTAGTGATAATGCACGAGTGACCTGGAGGTGGGCTTCCCAAGAGAATCCATGCATGGGCACAATCTCCAGGTTCACTCCACAGAAGTGCTCAGCAATGGCCAGCAGGTCTTACTCTGCTTCGAATAAGTATGTTTAAGAACACTACCCAGTATTTCCTGAGGGATTACAATGGATGGCTATCAGCCATATTGGAAAAAGTTGGGGAACACAGACACAATATTGCATAGTCAGCTTCATGAGCACAGCTAGACTTCAGATGTATTTGACACAGCTTAGTAGCATTTCCGAAGGAGGGATTATGTGCTATTTCCTTTGGAAGCAGCTACTGTAGCCTGGGACAAGATCATGGCTCTTATGGAAATGACGCCCCACCGGGGACGCTGAGCTCTCACTGCTTTTGCATTAAGGCAGCCTCTCTGCAGAGACCCACGGCACCTTAAAAAGTGATCatacaaaaagcaaacaaaatagtCTTCTAGAAAACCCCTCACCCATAAAGTAGAAGAAAAACTGACTCCCGTGAGCGACAGAAAAGACAGCATAACTGATTATGGGAGCGTGTGTTTATACATCAGTGTTTTTAATACTGCATTGCAACGACAGGTGTGGGGTGTCCCTTCAGAAGAAAGCAGGGTTGGTGTGCTCTATAATACAGCGCTTGCAATGTCGCTTAACGAATCGCAGAGCATCCACAGAGACTTCGCAGTCCTGCACGTTCAACATCTGCAGGTCAAAACAGTTGGCAGCTACAATCTGCAGGCCCTGCCCAGTGATGCTCTCGCAGGATTTCAGGCTCAGGCGCTTTAGGTTGAAGCAGTTGAGGGCTAGAAACTCCAGGCCGGTGTCTGAGACCAGAGGGCACTTGCCGATGTCTAGCGATTTGAGTTTTGTGCAATTTTTGGCGAGGTACTCCACGCCGTGGTCCGTGATGCCCTCGCAGCCCCGCGCGTTGAGGTAGCGCAGCTTGCTGCAGTACTTGGCTATGTATCGGATGCCCACGTCCGTGATGCGGCCGCAGTGAGCGATGCTCAGGTAGCGGAGACGCGACTCCAGCTTGGCGATCTCGCGCATGCCGAAGTCGCTGACGAAGCGGCAGTCGCTCACGCTCAGTTCCTTGATGGATGTGCAGTAAATCATCAGGTAGCGCAGACCCTCGTCGGTGATGCGCACGCAGCGGCGCAGGTACAGGTGGGTCAGCTGAGTGCAGTGGGCGGCTATGGTGTGCAGTCCTTCGTCCTCCAGGACGAAGCAGTCTGTCATGTCCAAGTAGCGGATGGAGATTTGCTTCCCGTGCAGGGGAGACAGCTTGATGGAGGCTTCGCGAGTCAGACTGATGCACGTTACTTTGGAGCAGCCTAGGTGGAAAAACACAGTGAGTTTAAGCAAGCAGTAAAAACAAAGCACGCAGCAGGACCAGAAAGGCGGGAGCGGAGTGGTGTGCTGGACATGATGAAAGTATCCTCATGTTGCAAGAGCAGAATCACCCTGACCAACTGCTCTGATTTGCTGGGTTGAGTTTTCCACACCAGAGGAAACAATAAACTCCACCAGAGTTACTTTGAGATTGTGAGCCCTGGAAATCAGCTGACTTTGTCCATATCCCACATGTAAAATGGTGCTCCTGGATATATCTGGGGACAGCCTATGATCTGTCACTGCAATATAAACCCAGTGACAGTTAGAGAAAAGGATACTACGTGACAACCAATGCAGTTTTTTGATCAGTCTCATTGCTGACTGGCTGAATTTGCAAACCAACATCAGAGGCTCTTTCACCATCCAAACTCATTATAGAAAACACAACCCCgctccctttcccctccttccgTGCCCCAAGCATTTGGAGAACAGATGTGAATCCAGCCCCAAGCCTGCAATGCGGGAAGGATGCAAACTATGGCTCAACTGTATGCTTGCAGAAGGGTGGAGATTGGATAACCTAAGGAGAATGGAGAGAACTGGTAGGAGCCAGCAGACTAATAAGGGCATGCGAGGACACGGACAGACAAAGAAAAGCATTGTGTCCAATGAGAAAGTCTGGCCATGAATGGAGGTAAGGAGACTGGAGGAGAAACACCAGACCTTGCAAGGAAAGACAAAGAACTagattaaagggaaaaatacaCACAGACTTTCCCCATTTTAAGCCTCCACTCATTGCACAGTGGAGAGTGAAAGCTTTTTTTGGAAAGTGTGGTTTCTGCTGCACTGCAAACTGGCAGTCTTAGGCTTCTTAGGGAAATTCTTAAACTGTGCCAAGTTCAGCTGGGCACTTTGCATTAGCATAGCTAGAAACAGCTGCAAGAACTGAGAGTCTACCCATTAGTGATTAAGGCCCAACAGTTTAAGCCATAAATGGCTACTCAGAATTTCTGCAGGTTATGCTCAAAGAGGTGCCCCCAGGTAGAAATAAAAAGACCTTTCCTGTGTTGCTGGAACACTGGCCAAGCAGTATGTAATGACTCATAAAAAGTGATGACCTTAGAGCTCCATGTATCAGAAACTCTGCAAAATACTGTAGTGTGGAATTAAGGAGCATGATGATGGATGGAGACTGCCTCAAAAACTTACATGACCCAAAGCTATACCACTTGCTATTAGAGGTTGTCATTCAAAGGTTTAGTGGAAGGTATGAGTATACTCTAGttcttaaaagcaaaaagggaaaCTATCACTAGAGATAGCTGCGTGGACTCACACAAATGCTGTAAGAAATGTGGGATATGGACTTGAAACACTTTGCCACCTGCAACTAGATTTCTACATTTGTCATTTAAATTTATGCTGGATCTTTAAACTGGATTTCAAATTTACTTGAAGAGATGCAAAGTTTACCTTAGGCCTCACACAATTAAATGGGCAAACTGCCCAGAGATCATGCAGAAGAAAGACCTTGAAGTAGAACACTCTGTTCAACAAACATCTTAAAATTGGTTGCTATTTTCCCTTTAGACTGTTTCAGAGCCGTCTATGCTCTGGAGCAATCTCTGGAAATACTTTTGCCTTCAGGTAAGTACtattatacacacacactcaaataacacaaaggatttttttaaagggaagcAGAACAATACTTCTGTTTTACTACACTGCAAGGTGTAAAAAATTCACCTCTAGTATATTATTCAAAGTAGGTGACACAAAATAGATAAAAGGAGTTTCACAGAAGAAGCTGGCACCTAGGCAGAGTTCTGCTGCACCTGGTgtatctgctgctgctggatttggCTGAGGAGGTTGCTGGATTTAGAAGTCAGTCTGGATATTTAATATTGT includes:
- the FBXL7 gene encoding F-box/LRR-repeat protein 7, with protein sequence MGANNGKQYGSEGKGSSSISSDVSSSTDHTPTKAQKNAATSEDSDLSMRTLSTPSPALIFPPNSPGFQNGRGSSTSSSSVTGETVAMVHSPPPTRLTHPLIRLASKHQKEQANIDRLPDHAMIQIFSFLPTNQLCRCARVCRRWYNLAWDPRLWRTIRLTGETINVDRALKVLTRRLCQDTPNVCLMLETVIVSGCRRLTDRGLYTIAQCCPELRRLEVSGCYNISNEAVFDVVSLCPNLEHLDVSGCSKVTCISLTREASIKLSPLHGKQISIRYLDMTDCFVLEDEGLHTIAAHCTQLTHLYLRRCVRITDEGLRYLMIYCTSIKELSVSDCRFVSDFGMREIAKLESRLRYLSIAHCGRITDVGIRYIAKYCSKLRYLNARGCEGITDHGVEYLAKNCTKLKSLDIGKCPLVSDTGLEFLALNCFNLKRLSLKSCESITGQGLQIVAANCFDLQMLNVQDCEVSVDALRFVKRHCKRCIIEHTNPAFF